A region of Catenibacterium mitsuokai DNA encodes the following proteins:
- the hpf gene encoding ribosome hibernation-promoting factor, HPF/YfiA family, whose product MKVIVRGKNVTITDAIEDKITKKLALLDKYFIMGQDVEAKVLIRTYPFGQKIEVTIPTEYVLLRAEETSDDLYEAIDLVIDKLERQIRKYKTKLSRKSKNNKLAFNINTLEALEEPEEEDVVVKTKTINPKPMDMEEAIMQMELIGHSFFVYKDIETNTACVVYKRRDGGYGLLETEE is encoded by the coding sequence ATGAAAGTTATTGTCAGAGGTAAAAACGTTACAATTACAGATGCTATTGAGGACAAGATTACTAAAAAACTAGCATTGCTCGACAAGTACTTCATCATGGGACAAGATGTGGAGGCTAAGGTTTTAATTAGAACTTACCCATTTGGTCAGAAAATTGAAGTTACAATTCCTACAGAGTATGTTCTTCTTCGTGCAGAAGAAACAAGTGATGATCTTTATGAAGCAATCGATTTAGTTATCGATAAGCTAGAAAGACAGATCAGAAAGTACAAGACAAAGTTAAGTAGAAAGTCAAAGAATAATAAACTCGCTTTCAATATTAACACTTTAGAAGCTCTTGAAGAACCTGAAGAAGAAGACGTTGTCGTTAAGACAAAAACAATTAATCCAAAACCAATGGACATGGAAGAAGCTATCATGCAGATGGAACTCATTGGTCATTCATTCTTCGTTTATAAGGACATCGAAACTAATACTGCATGTGTTGTCTATAAACGTAGAGATGGTGGATATGGTCTTCTTGAAACAGAAGAATAA
- the metK gene encoding methionine adenosyltransferase codes for MEKNLFTSESVSEGHPDKLCDQISDAILDECLRQDKYSRVACECFVTTNLLVIGGEITTNAKVDYEAVARDVMRRIGYTAEDLGIDADTCEIKVVMDTQSSDIALGTNVEVGGAGDQGIMFGYATNETETYMPLPISMAHELVRYASELRHNGTFKHARPDMKSQVTIDYTDENNPKVDTILMSIQHDPDFNEEEFKTFIKEKIMKEVVRKHHMNEDYKVFINPTGRFVIGGPHGDTGLTGRKIIVDTYGGMARHGGGAFSGKDPSKVDRSAAYISRYIAKNIVAAGLCDRIEIQLSYAIGVKDPTSVHVDTYGTGKVADEVILDAIKKEFDLTPQGIINTLDLLNPIYGATAAYGHFGRTDVEFPWEKLNKVEDLKKYLA; via the coding sequence ATGGAAAAGAACTTATTTACATCAGAATCTGTATCAGAAGGACATCCAGATAAGCTTTGTGATCAGATCAGTGATGCAATCTTAGATGAATGCTTAAGACAGGACAAATATTCACGTGTAGCTTGTGAATGTTTTGTAACAACTAATTTATTAGTCATTGGTGGAGAAATTACAACGAATGCGAAAGTAGATTATGAAGCAGTGGCTCGTGATGTAATGAGAAGAATCGGCTATACGGCTGAAGATTTAGGTATTGATGCAGATACTTGTGAAATCAAGGTAGTCATGGATACACAGTCTAGTGATATCGCATTAGGTACAAATGTAGAAGTAGGTGGTGCAGGTGACCAGGGTATCATGTTTGGTTATGCAACAAATGAAACTGAAACATATATGCCTTTACCAATCTCTATGGCTCATGAATTAGTACGTTATGCAAGTGAATTAAGACATAATGGTACATTCAAACATGCAAGACCTGATATGAAATCACAGGTCACTATTGATTATACAGATGAAAACAATCCTAAGGTTGATACAATTCTTATGTCAATCCAGCATGATCCAGATTTCAATGAAGAAGAATTCAAGACATTCATTAAAGAAAAGATCATGAAAGAAGTTGTTAGAAAACATCATATGAATGAAGACTATAAGGTATTCATTAATCCAACAGGAAGATTCGTTATTGGTGGTCCTCATGGTGATACTGGTTTAACTGGACGTAAGATCATCGTTGATACTTATGGAGGAATGGCAAGACATGGTGGAGGCGCATTCTCTGGTAAAGACCCATCAAAGGTAGATAGAAGTGCAGCTTATATCAGTCGTTATATCGCTAAGAACATTGTTGCAGCAGGATTATGTGATCGTATTGAAATCCAGTTATCTTATGCAATTGGCGTAAAGGATCCTACAAGTGTGCATGTTGATACTTATGGAACTGGTAAGGTAGCTGATGAAGTCATCTTAGATGCAATCAAGAAAGAATTTGATTTAACTCCTCAGGGTATCATCAATACATTAGATTTATTAAATCCAATCTATGGCGCAACAGCTGCTTATGGACACTTTGGTCGTACTGATGTTGAATTCCCATGGGAAAAATTAAATAAAGTAGAAGACTTAAAGAAATACTTAGCTTAA
- a CDS encoding ABC transporter ATP-binding protein/permease encodes MLELKDLTMSYDICLLDHVNYIFPDTGLVGIKGPSGCGKSTLLYCLCGLLKYEGQITFNYKEIDASFCKMIGFIKQNNDLIPSYTVEENIMSGCYFGQIDLNKKKMDKITRRLKIDKLMKRYPDELSIGQMKRVSIARALLKDAPVLLCDEPTGALHYKQAKEVMTLLKEVSEDRLVIVVSHDTELLDEYVDILIEMRNQTLHTVKEGNTNKDVLIPQHKKHFSLRYSFKEVLGERRRLALLSLFQILVIVTSLVIISGLNGLSTSIEKSYMEAPLKDIVTIASHDGEPFSLKEKATPHFDIESGYIKGVNASLIRLPAKKNHIKLLSGRFPHHTNEVIITHNLSHKLKSQFTCHLLEDDTYKVVGVIEDNFYQDQFVCFHHDIDKKYPDLIRDDKMDIITNNPKTVIKRYENNYEADNDVYMKKMSYGTLISIGRIIALAYMMISLFVAIELTKTVFSSLYLERSRSLALKISMGATYKQLQRESKIEIFIIGSFIYSVSIVMFIIILSILPLTSFKEYFHFTCLASPYYFYIIFYFLYLLILIISALAPFIRIKKESIVSLLREE; translated from the coding sequence ATGCTAGAACTTAAAGACTTAACTATGAGTTATGATATATGTCTATTAGATCATGTGAATTATATATTTCCAGATACGGGGCTAGTAGGTATTAAAGGTCCTTCAGGATGTGGGAAATCAACTCTTCTTTATTGTTTATGTGGCTTACTGAAATATGAAGGACAGATTACTTTCAATTATAAAGAGATAGATGCCTCGTTTTGTAAGATGATTGGTTTTATTAAACAGAATAATGATCTGATACCTTCTTATACAGTAGAAGAAAACATCATGTCTGGATGTTATTTTGGTCAGATTGATTTGAACAAGAAGAAGATGGATAAAATCACTAGACGATTGAAGATAGATAAACTTATGAAAAGATATCCTGATGAACTTTCTATTGGACAGATGAAACGTGTTTCTATTGCCCGTGCCTTGTTGAAGGATGCACCTGTATTACTGTGCGATGAACCAACAGGTGCACTTCATTATAAACAGGCAAAAGAGGTTATGACACTATTAAAGGAAGTCTCAGAAGATCGTTTGGTCATTGTTGTGTCTCATGATACAGAACTATTAGATGAATATGTAGATATACTCATAGAGATGAGGAATCAGACATTACATACTGTTAAAGAAGGGAATACAAATAAAGATGTTCTGATTCCTCAACATAAGAAGCACTTCTCTTTAAGATATAGCTTTAAAGAAGTGTTAGGAGAAAGAAGGAGACTCGCACTTCTTTCACTCTTTCAGATACTTGTTATTGTGACTTCGCTAGTAATTATAAGTGGTTTAAATGGTCTTTCTACCTCTATAGAAAAATCTTACATGGAAGCACCACTTAAAGATATTGTGACTATAGCAAGTCATGATGGGGAACCCTTCTCTTTAAAGGAAAAAGCAACGCCACATTTTGATATAGAAAGTGGGTATATAAAAGGTGTGAATGCATCTTTGATTCGTTTACCTGCTAAGAAAAATCATATCAAGCTGCTTTCAGGTCGTTTTCCTCATCATACAAATGAAGTCATTATTACACATAATTTATCTCATAAACTCAAATCACAATTCACATGTCATCTATTAGAAGATGATACATATAAAGTAGTAGGAGTAATAGAAGATAATTTCTATCAGGATCAATTTGTCTGTTTTCATCATGATATAGATAAGAAATATCCAGATCTTATAAGAGATGACAAGATGGATATTATCACCAATAATCCTAAAACAGTCATTAAACGTTATGAAAACAATTATGAAGCAGATAATGATGTATATATGAAGAAGATGAGTTATGGCACGCTTATTTCTATTGGTCGCATTATTGCCTTGGCTTATATGATGATCAGTTTATTTGTGGCGATAGAACTCACAAAAACAGTCTTCTCTTCTCTTTACTTAGAAAGAAGCCGCTCATTAGCTTTGAAAATCTCTATGGGTGCAACATACAAACAATTACAGCGTGAATCAAAGATAGAAATATTTATTATTGGCTCATTTATTTACTCTGTCAGCATAGTGATGTTTATAATCATTCTTTCTATTCTTCCATTGACATCATTTAAGGAATATTTTCATTTTACCTGCCTTGCCTCTCCTTATTATTTCTATATTATTTTCTATTTTCTCTATCTTCTTATATTAATAATATCTGCTTTAGCACCGTTTATTCGTATTAAGAAGGAGAGTATTGTCTCATTACTTAGGGAGGAATAA
- a CDS encoding TIGR01212 family radical SAM protein (This family includes YhcC from E. coli K-12, an uncharacterized radical SAM protein.), with amino-acid sequence MNPFPYSLDNKRYHTYNYFLKTRYHKKVAKVSLDAHFTCPNRDGTKGFGGCIFCSEKGSGDFILDSDSLLEQFKAGAEVMKRKWPDAVFIPYFQAYTNTYASLDQLKKIYEPFIGMKDVVGIAIATRADCLTEEICAYLEELSKKTDVYIELGLQTIHDTTAKEINRCHTYQEFLDGLSMLRRHHLEVCVHIINGLPNETIEMMLETAKAVGKLDIQGIKIHNLYVTQNSRLYKLYYPFKMLERDEYISLVARQLEYIPSHVVVERLTGDAPLEELVAPLWSIKKTTILNDIDKYMKAHDIMQGDLVSLK; translated from the coding sequence ATGAATCCTTTTCCATATTCTTTAGATAACAAACGTTATCATACATACAATTATTTTTTAAAAACGAGATATCATAAAAAAGTCGCAAAGGTGTCTTTAGATGCCCATTTTACTTGTCCTAATAGAGATGGGACAAAAGGCTTTGGAGGCTGTATATTCTGTTCTGAGAAAGGGTCTGGAGACTTTATTCTAGATAGTGATTCTCTTTTAGAACAGTTTAAAGCAGGCGCTGAAGTGATGAAAAGAAAGTGGCCTGATGCTGTCTTTATTCCTTACTTCCAGGCATATACAAATACCTATGCTTCTTTAGATCAGTTAAAGAAGATCTATGAACCATTTATTGGTATGAAGGATGTTGTTGGTATTGCGATTGCGACACGTGCAGACTGCCTCACTGAAGAAATATGTGCTTATTTAGAAGAATTATCTAAGAAAACGGATGTCTATATAGAATTAGGCTTACAGACTATTCATGATACTACCGCAAAAGAAATCAATCGTTGTCATACTTATCAGGAATTCTTAGATGGACTCTCTATGTTAAGAAGACATCATTTAGAAGTCTGTGTGCATATTATTAATGGTTTACCTAATGAAACAATAGAGATGATGTTGGAGACTGCAAAAGCGGTAGGAAAACTAGATATACAGGGGATCAAGATCCATAATCTCTATGTCACACAAAATAGTCGTCTATATAAGCTCTATTATCCTTTTAAGATGTTAGAAAGAGATGAATATATTTCTTTAGTTGCAAGACAATTAGAATATATTCCAAGTCATGTAGTCGTAGAAAGACTGACTGGAGATGCACCATTAGAAGAATTAGTAGCTCCTTTATGGTCTATCAAAAAGACAACAATTCTTAATGATATCGATAAATATATGAAAGCACACGATATTATGCAGGGCGATCTTGTATCTCTCAAATAA
- a CDS encoding ABC transporter ATP-binding protein/permease gives MIQLKSINKRYLHEHVLDNISCNLPDIGFVSLIGPSGCGKSTLLHIIAGLDDDYSGEVIYKDKKISIIFQDFHLIPWLSITNNIRLYDYFHKSSYILDETLTKQFKKTPVSALSLGQRQRTAIERALYYDPDIILCDEPTASLDPDNAKRVLQILKERSHSSLVLFVSHDETSVKQYSDRIIEMKDGYIIKDTVIQKTEVYPKENHCNNKRYHFPILKLTIQSFLSSRKRFFQMSFALSIALLCLMMTFTFTFSFRNTIYQYLSSLIPQKSITYKLRNDDPLSLTHFNEATYHYLNLDDYNLMGISHNSQRYQKNEVLFISDDTSYVSQYIYGRAPQNNDEIAVPLSTARKLAQNKKVNSLLNTSWTIYYKYQLKIKGIEVKIVGISPQTYNYDAFYMYEFANYHWIESLFNQTPTARYGMLKYKADKSIINSLKKNYPEYEFKTMGESTKKTLNDNMNRIQMILVIFSILTIISSIFMIMEIMILHAMHLKKDHAIMKAYGEKNKHIFKMSFYQCLILHSYSYLTASLILLGIMKVMNQIIPQITDFPMHLTFQPLIMLLLWAGSFLLVCISTLFSVIYIIKLNPSRILKMR, from the coding sequence ATGATTCAACTTAAATCAATCAATAAACGTTATCTGCATGAACATGTACTAGACAATATTTCTTGTAATCTTCCTGATATAGGCTTTGTGTCACTAATAGGACCAAGTGGATGTGGAAAAAGTACTTTACTTCATATTATTGCAGGACTCGATGATGATTATTCTGGAGAAGTCATTTATAAAGATAAGAAGATTTCTATTATCTTTCAGGATTTTCATCTTATTCCTTGGCTTTCTATCACAAATAATATTCGTCTCTATGATTATTTTCATAAATCATCTTACATATTGGATGAAACACTCACTAAACAGTTTAAGAAGACCCCGGTGAGTGCACTTTCTTTAGGGCAAAGACAACGCACTGCGATAGAACGTGCTCTTTATTATGATCCAGATATTATTTTATGTGATGAACCAACAGCATCACTTGATCCAGATAATGCAAAGAGAGTATTGCAGATATTGAAGGAACGTTCTCATTCTTCTCTTGTATTATTTGTATCCCATGATGAAACATCAGTGAAACAATACAGTGATCGTATTATAGAGATGAAGGATGGCTATATCATAAAGGATACAGTAATCCAAAAGACAGAGGTATATCCTAAAGAGAATCATTGTAATAATAAAAGATATCATTTTCCTATCCTAAAACTAACAATCCAGTCCTTTTTAAGTAGTCGTAAAAGGTTCTTTCAAATGTCTTTCGCGTTATCTATCGCATTATTATGTCTGATGATGACATTTACCTTTACATTCTCTTTTCGTAATACCATTTATCAATATCTCTCTTCATTGATTCCACAGAAGTCAATTACTTATAAATTACGTAATGATGATCCTTTATCTTTAACTCATTTCAACGAAGCAACCTATCATTATTTGAATTTAGATGATTATAATCTCATGGGAATCTCTCATAATAGTCAAAGATATCAGAAGAATGAAGTTCTGTTTATATCTGATGATACATCTTATGTCAGCCAGTATATATATGGAAGAGCACCACAAAATAATGATGAAATTGCGGTACCTCTCTCAACTGCAAGAAAACTTGCCCAAAATAAGAAGGTGAATTCGTTACTCAATACATCATGGACGATCTATTATAAATATCAATTAAAAATCAAAGGAATTGAAGTAAAAATAGTAGGTATATCTCCACAAACTTACAATTATGATGCCTTTTATATGTATGAATTTGCTAACTATCATTGGATTGAATCACTCTTTAATCAGACACCAACTGCAAGATATGGTATGTTGAAGTATAAGGCAGACAAATCAATTATAAATTCTTTAAAAAAGAATTATCCTGAATATGAATTCAAGACAATGGGGGAATCAACAAAGAAAACATTGAATGATAACATGAATAGAATTCAGATGATTCTTGTCATTTTTTCTATTTTGACTATTATTTCTTCCATCTTTATGATTATGGAAATCATGATTCTTCATGCTATGCATTTAAAGAAGGATCATGCCATCATGAAAGCCTATGGTGAAAAGAATAAACATATTTTTAAGATGTCTTTCTATCAATGTCTGATTCTCCATTCTTATAGCTATTTAACTGCTTCTCTTATATTATTAGGTATTATGAAGGTGATGAATCAGATTATTCCTCAGATCACGGACTTTCCTATGCATCTTACATTCCAGCCTCTTATTATGCTTCTATTGTGGGCTGGTTCATTCTTGTTAGTCTGTATCTCAACATTGTTTAGTGTTATTTATATTATCAAACTCAATCCATCCCGCATCCTTAAAATGAGATGA